AGGATCTCGTTTTATATTGCTACAAGAGAAGGCtttgtgtttatgtttctttctctttttgcttctttgtttttctttttgcttttcgTAGGTCATTGCTAACAGAGCAGCTGAGATTCTTGGTCGCAGACGTGGTGAGAAATGTGTGCACCCAAATGACCATGTGAATAGATCACAATCTTCTAACGACACTTTTCCGACTGTAAGCTTTGATTTTACATGCTTCAAGTTTTTTGAATTGCTTTATGAAAcaggttttttttccttccattCGTATATGTTGGCTCACTCCCCTGTCgcattttttttggctttgtctAGGTCATGCACATTGCAGCTGCAACCGAGATTAATTCGAGGCTGATCCCTAGTTTAAAAACTTTGCACAGCACTTTGGAATCTAAGGTCTGactttgttttgctcttttACTCAGATCTACTCGCTAAATACACAATACTCTTTAAAAATGAAACTTGCTCTGACCTCAATAGTATCATGAATCACTTCTGATTATATTTCAATGTGTTACTATTTATATCCGAGAGTTGCTTTTTAGATGTTGCAATGTTCCGTTTTTTGGAACATCTTCTGACCATGACACTTTGTTATCTAATCCTGTTTTCTTAGACCTTTTTATAAACGTCTTAACATTCCTGTTGCATTAATGCATTTGCACTCAGGCTTCATGGTCTATCTGCTATGCattcttatttatttccaaACTTACCTTGTTTCTGGCAGTCGTTCGAGTTCAAAGATATTGTGAAAATTGGAAGAACTCACACTCAAGATGCTACACCTTTAACATTAGGACAAGAATTCGGTGGCTATGCTACTCAAGTAAGTGGTTTGTTGAGAAAACTgtattttttctaacaaaagtaaaaaaatcacaTGCAATCTGGAATTCATGTGCAGGTTAAGTATGGACTTAGCAGAGTCACATGTACTCTACCCCGCCTCTATCAGGTTTGGGAAATGATATCTTTGGGGGATCAGATTTCTTGAACTTTTCCACTTATTGCTGAGCTCTAATTGCTAGAATTGTTTGGGCAGCTTGCACAAGGTGGAACTGCGGTTGGGACAGGATTAAACACGAAGAAAGGGTATATctcattttgaattttatttccACAATTCCATCCCAAGTTCATCTCTCctaatatttgatgttttactAGTCTACTGTTAGTAACACTAGTAATATCTGTACAGGTTTGATGTAAAGATAGCTGCTGCAGTAGCTGAAGAAACAAACTTGCCATTTGTCACCGCCGAAAACAAGTTTGAAGCTCTGGTTAGCCTTTAAACTACCTCTATTATTTATAGACATTGAACCCATTCCCAGCCTCTGGGGCCAACTAGAGAAGATGTGTCTGAACAGTGAAATCAGTTGCTTAATTATTCTGCTTTCTCCAGGCTGCACACGATGCTTGTGTTGAAACCAGTGGGTCACTTAACACGATCGCCACATCGATGATGAAGATCGCCAATGATATACGTTTTCTTGGAAGGTATGTCATCTTATCTTTATGGattattttcttcattcttcaaaatGCACTATGTTCTTATAGTTTAACATGTCTTTATATAGTGGCCCAAGATGTGGTCTTGGTGAACTTGTTCTACCTGAAAATGAGCCAGGAAGCAGTATCATGCCTGTATGAATGCAATCTTCCTTTGCTCTTCTATCTTCCTTTTCCCATACTTTCGCTTTAGGGTTTCAATTgagtttttttctatttctcagGGGAAGGTAAATCCTACACAGTGTGAGGCCTTGACTATGGTCTGTGCCCAGGTAAGTTCCATTTATGTTGTTAAGCTATGAATCTAAAATGCTAAGGTTTTATTGTTTCTGACTCTTTGGGTTGCATCAAACAAAATTGCAGGTTATGGGAAACCATGTAGCTGTGACAGTTGGTGGGTCAAATGGTCATTTTGAATTGAATGTATTCAAGCCGGTGATCGCAAGCGCTCTTTTACATGTACATGAATCTTTTTCATTGTacttctgtttctttgattgtattttaaaaatagcgATCTAACCATTTGATCTCGCCTCTTTGACAGTCCGTCAGATTAATAGCAGATGCTTCAGCTTCGTTTGAGAAAAACTGTGTGAGGGGCATTGAGGCCAACAGAGAAAGGATCTCAAAACTATTGCACGAGGTAGGCTTTATTCTCTCGTTTGTTAGTCTGAAAATTGTCCATGGTGTGAAAATGTTCTTTGGGAAATAATTATTTATCTTCATGTATTTTCTCTGTAGTCTCTTATGCTTGTGACATCACTGAATCCGGTAAGTCTCCAAATATTGAACTCGGCCTTTACATCATCTATTTACCCATTAGGATTACAAACAAGTTTACCTCGATACTAAATTCTAGAATCCTTTACCAGAAAATCGGGTATGACAATGCTGCAGCAGTTGCCAAGAAAGCTCACAAAGAAGGATGTACATTgaaggtaaaacaaaaaagcCTTTGTTATGATATGTCTCGAAACAATTGTGAT
The Camelina sativa cultivar DH55 chromosome 6, Cs, whole genome shotgun sequence genome window above contains:
- the LOC104793741 gene encoding fumarate hydratase 1, mitochondrial-like, which translates into the protein MAIFHVASRRLSGGTTATALRYATALRSYSTSFREERDTFGPIQVPSDKLWGAQTQRSLQNFEIGGERERMPEPIVRAFGVLKKCAAKVNMEYGLDPTIGKAIMQAAQEVAEGKLNDHFPLVVWQTGSGTQSNMNANEVIANRAAEILGRRRGEKCVHPNDHVNRSQSSNDTFPTVMHIAAATEINSRLIPSLKTLHSTLESKSFEFKDIVKIGRTHTQDATPLTLGQEFGGYATQVKYGLSRVTCTLPRLYQLAQGGTAVGTGLNTKKGFDVKIAAAVAEETNLPFVTAENKFEALAAHDACVETSGSLNTIATSMMKIANDIRFLGSGPRCGLGELVLPENEPGSSIMPGKVNPTQCEALTMVCAQVMGNHVAVTVGGSNGHFELNVFKPVIASALLHSVRLIADASASFEKNCVRGIEANRERISKLLHESLMLVTSLNPKIGYDNAAAVAKKAHKEGCTLKDAALKLGVLTAEEFDTLVVPEKMIGPSD